From one Trifolium pratense cultivar HEN17-A07 linkage group LG1, ARS_RC_1.1, whole genome shotgun sequence genomic stretch:
- the LOC123904001 gene encoding uncharacterized protein LOC123904001, protein MEEENKPLIEEEQEREINESSSSEESAKKVEIHLFRQGEGPIAVFQSNLSGFEQNQLNVRQILHKHSLKSIFAFNPRSGRAAPIRFNPKTGNSVLPYRNGAVLYIDSEPKESLLKPVYRILVGVALIAIMIMLVSGDIDIGGSEWVQKLNVSGVNFPPLIVACVVVVFSRMRHRTRNFLKRLGL, encoded by the exons ATGGAAGAAGAAAACAAACCATTAatagaagaagaacaagaaagagaaatcaatgaatcatcatcatcagaagaATCAGCAAAGAAGGTAGAGATCCATCTTTTCCGGCAAGGTGAAGGACCCATTGCAGTTTTCCAATCAAACCTTTCTGGATTCGAACAGAATCAGTTAAATGTCCGTCAGATTCTCCATAAACACTCCCTCAAATCAATCTTCGCCTTCAATCCTCGTTCCGGCCGCGCCGCCCCCATTCGATTTAACCCTAAAACGGGGAATTCAGTCCTTCCTTACCGAAACGGCGCCGTTCTGTACATCGACAGTGAACCCAAG GAATCGTTGCTTAAACCGGTGTATAGGATCTTGGTTGGGGTGGCATTGATAGCTATTATGATAATGTTAGTTTCTGGAGATATTGATATTGGTGGTTCGGAATGGGTTCAGAAATTGAATGTTTCAGGTGTGAATTTTCCTCCTTTGATAGTGGCTTGTGTAGTAGTTGTTTTCTCCCGTATGAGACACAGGACCAGAAATTTTCTCAAAAGACTTGGTCTCTGA
- the LOC123909645 gene encoding tRNA pseudouridine(38/39) synthase, translating into MAAQLSDVDYVTSLQSRIKELEAENANLLSRLAHCHCSQVDKKLYSPNGKATEATEQKKSNMKPEENIKKKPGYNTKFMSHHNKRYVALKVMYFGKRFYGFSAEAQMEPSVESEIFKALERTRLLVGDKKESQYSRCGRTDKGVSSVGNVIALFLRSKLKTSGVNNGSSGEVVSEEQLDGELDYVRVINRELPDDIRVLGWCPIPVDFHARFSCLGREYRYFFWKENLNIRAMESAGTKLVGEHDFRNFCKMDAANVHTYVRRITVFEIYATDVRYDDNQLWVIKFRGRAFLWHQVRCMVAVLFLIGKGLESPDVIDMLLDTNKIPRKPQYIMASEVPLVLQSCDFENIKFMCSTDSGKTLHAHLVNECQSYQLQAAIFQEAILNCVPQLHDQCLTPVRGSKKKTSYIPLMSRPTEPSYEERRAKLSSCT; encoded by the exons ATGGCGGCGCAACTGAGCGATGTTGACTACGTCACCAGCTTACAATCCAGGATCAAG GAATTAGAAGCTGAGAATGCAAATCTTTTATCTCGACTTGCTCATTGTCATTGCTCTCAG gttgataaaaaattatacagTCCCAATGGTAAAGCCACGGAAGCGACAGAACAGAAAAAATCCAACATGAAACCAGaagaaaatataaagaaaaagccag GCTATAACACAAAGTTTATGAGTCATCATAACAAGAGATATGTAGCTTTAAAAGTTATGTACTTTGGAAAAAG GTTCTATGGTTTTTCTGCAGAGGCACAAATGGAACCAAGTGTCGAG TCTGAAATTTTTAAAGCTCTTGAGAGAACAAGGCTATTGGTTGGTGATAAGAAGGAGTCGCAATATTCGAGATGTGGTAGAACAGACAAAGGGGTATCCTCTGTTGGAAAT GTGATAGCTCTTTTTCTAAGATCAAAGCTCAAAACATCTGGAGTAAATAATGGAAGTTCTGGAGAAGTTGTTTCAGAAGAGCAACTTG ATGGGGAACTTGATTATGTGAGGGTTATAAATCGAGAACTTCCAGATGACATTCGAGTTCTGGGCTGGTGTCCTATTCCTGTTGATTTCCATGCAAG GTTCAGCTGTTTAGGCAGGGAGTatcgatattttttttggaaagaaaaTTTGAATATCAGG GCTATGGAGAGTGCTGGAACAAAACTTGTGGGAGAACACGACTTTAGAAATTTCTGTAAAATGGATGCAGCAAATGTGCACACCTATGTGCGGCGTATCACAGTGTTTGAGATTTATGCAACAGATGTGAG GTATGATGATAATCAACTTTGGGTGATTAAATTCAGAGGTCGAGCTTTTCTATGGCATCAGGTTCGCTGCATGGTTGCTGTTCTGTTCTTGATTGGCAAAGGTCTTGAATCTCCAGAT GTGATTGACATGCTACTGGACACCAACAAGATTCCCAGGAAACCACAGTACATTATGGCTTCAGAAGTTCCTTTGGTTCTTCAGTCCTGTGACTTTGAAAATATCAAGTTTATGTGTTCAACAG ATTCGGGAAAAACACTACATGCACACTTGGTTAATGAATGCCAAAGCTACCAGCTTCAAGCTGCAATCTTTCAAGAAGCTATTCTTAATTGTGTCCCTCAATTACACG ATCAATGCTTGACACCAGTTCGAGGATCTAAGAAGAAAACCTCCTATATCCCTCTCATGTCGCGACCAACTGAGC CATCTTATGAAGAACGGCGCGCCAAACTCAGCTCATGTACATGA
- the LOC123909635 gene encoding folate synthesis bifunctional protein, mitochondrial: MSILKYLGARRNRLYAARNYLKVLGFSSIHTAPNSSVELHTQDEEVVIALGSNVGDRLHNFKEALTLMRKSGIHITRHASLYETAPAYVTDQPRFLNSAVRAVTKLGPHALLSVLKGIEKDLGRTDGIRYGPRPIDLDILFYGKFRVRSDILTVPHERIWERPFVMAPLMDLLGTSIDNDTVASWHSFSGHSGGLASLWEKLGGESLIGEEGMCRVMPVANGLLDWSRRTLVMGILNLTPDSFSDGGNFQSVESAVSQARLMISEGADIIDIGAQSTRPMASRISVEEELGRLIPVLEAVMLIPEVEGKVISVDTFYSEVALEAVRRGAHLINDVSAGKLDTNMFKVVADLDVPYVAMHMRGDPCTMQNSENLKYDNVCKDISSELYSRVKEAEMSGIPAWRIIMDPGLGFSKKTEDNLEVLTGIPDIRAEISKRSLAISHAPILIGPSRKRFLGDICSRPSAVERDPATIASVTAGVLCGANIVRVHNVKDNIDAVKLCNAIQKQRSSRIKF, encoded by the exons ATGAGTATACTTAAGTATCTGGGGGCACGCAGGAATAGGCTCTATGCTGCCAGAAACTACCTCAAAG TGCTGGGTTTTTCCTCTATTCACACAGCTCCAAACTCCTCTGTTGAACTTCACACTCAAGATGAGGAAGTAGTGATTGCTTTGGGAAGTAACGTAGGTGATAGACTACATAACTTCAAGGAAGCGTTGACATTGATGAGGAAGTCAGGCATACATATCACAAGACATGCGAGTCTGTATGAGACAGCACCAGCGTATGTTACTGACCAACCTCGCTTCCTCAACTCTGCTGTAAGAGCTGTTACTAAACTAGGGCCACATGCATTATTGTCTGTACTCAAAGGAATCGAGAAGGACTTGGGCCGTACTGACGGCATAAGGTATGGTCCAAGGCCAATTGACTTAGACATTTTATTCTACGGTAAATTTAGAGTCAGATCAGATATTCTCACAGTACCACATGAAAGAATTTGGGAAAGGCCGTTTGTTATGGCCCCTTTGATGGATTTACTGGGAACATCTATTGACAATGATACAGTTGCTAGCTGGCATTCATTTTCAGGCCATTCTGGTGGACTAGCTTCATTATGGGAAAAATTAGGTGGTGAGTCCCTTATTGGAGAGGAAGGTATGTGTAGGGTAATGCCTGTTGCAAATGGCTTGCTTGATTGGTCGCGAAGAACATTGGTCATGGGGATCCTTAATTTGACTCCAGATAGTTTTAGTGATGGGGGGAATTTCCAGTCTGTGGAGTCTGCTGTTTCACAGGCTCGGTTAATGATATCTGAGGGTGCTGACATAATTGATATCGGTGCTCAGTCTACTCGGCCAATGGCATCCAGGATCTCGGTCGAAGAAGAATTAGGTAGATTAATCCCTGTCCTGGAAGCTGTAATGTTGATACCTGAGGTAGAAGGAAAAGTCATATCGGTGGATACTTTCTACTCAGAAGTTGCATTAGAAGCAGTGCGCAGAGGAGCTCATCTTATAAATGATGTATCTGCTGGAAAGTTAGATACAAATATGTTTAAGGTCGTGGCAGATCTTGATGTTCCTTATGTTGCAATGCATATGAGGGGTGATCCGTGTACAATGCAGAATAGTGAAAACCTGAAATATGATAATGTGTGCAAGGATATATCCTCAGAATTATACTCACGTGTTAAAGAGGCCGAAATGTCGGGAATCCCAGCATGGAGGATTATTATGGACCCTGGACTTGGATTCTCAAAGAAAACTGAAGACAATTTAGAGGTCCTCACAGGAATACCTGATATCAGAGCAGAGATTTCAAAAAGAAGTTTGGCCATCTCCCATGCTCCTATACTAATTGGACCTTCAAGAAAAAGATTTTTAGGTGATATTTGCTCTCGCCCTTCTGCAGTTGAGAGGGATCCTGCTACCATTGCTTCTGTCACAGCTGGTGTGTTGTGTGGAGCAAATATTGTTCGAGTGCATAATGTCAAAGATAATATAGATGCCGTGAAGCTTTGCAATGCAATTCAAAAACAGAGAAGTTCTCGCATAAAATTTTGA